One part of the Phycisphaerae bacterium genome encodes these proteins:
- the flgK gene encoding flagellar hook-associated protein FlgK gives MAVLGAAFQIGRSALAAYQSAIAITGQNIANVGNPDYTRQTGRLVAMYGGMTLGGVAPGMGVNLSGLQRHVDEAVEARLRLALGDRAGAQTAYTALNRIESLYNELTQYDLSTQLTTFFGSFSDVQTNPADISARNLILANADTVIQTLQRQRTGLLSEISDLNDTVASLARDANALTEQIAKLNELIVTTEAQSPGSAGALRDNRDALLRQLGELMDITTREQDNGVVNVYVGSEPLVDFNRSRGLTTETVRADGLARTTLRFADNNSSVIARSGKLAAIAETRDVHLAGQLERLDQLAKALIYEVNCVHSSGQGLVGYQRLQGSYAVHDASAALNSAEAGLPFDVQNGTFFVRVRDQATGQVTTQMIEVDLDGLNNDDTTLSSLAAALSAVPGLNATVTGDNRLRIDAAAGFEVSFADDTSHALAALGIGTFFTGTDAATIAVNAALTSNPRLLAAALDGAAGDGRNAGRLAALGSATSALLGGVSIEAYHAMTINGLAVTTAAASTAQEAADMVYSSLLAQREATSGVSLDEEAINLTKYERAFQGASRFLNVLDSLSDEILSLVS, from the coding sequence GTGGCAGTCTTAGGCGCCGCATTTCAGATCGGACGCAGCGCGCTGGCCGCGTATCAGAGCGCGATCGCCATCACCGGCCAGAACATCGCGAACGTCGGCAACCCGGACTACACGCGACAGACCGGCCGGCTCGTGGCGATGTACGGCGGCATGACGCTGGGCGGCGTCGCGCCGGGCATGGGGGTGAACCTCAGCGGCCTGCAGCGGCACGTGGACGAAGCGGTCGAGGCCCGCCTGCGGCTCGCCCTGGGCGACCGGGCCGGGGCCCAGACGGCCTACACCGCGCTGAATCGCATCGAGTCGCTGTACAACGAGCTGACGCAGTACGACCTGTCGACGCAACTGACGACCTTCTTCGGCAGCTTCTCCGACGTGCAGACCAATCCCGCGGACATCAGCGCCCGCAATCTGATCCTCGCCAACGCCGACACGGTCATCCAGACGCTCCAGCGGCAGCGCACCGGCCTGCTCAGCGAGATCAGCGATCTGAACGACACGGTGGCGTCGCTGGCCCGCGACGCCAACGCGCTGACCGAGCAGATTGCTAAGCTGAATGAGCTAATCGTCACGACCGAGGCGCAGTCGCCCGGCAGCGCCGGCGCCCTGCGCGACAACCGCGACGCGCTGCTGCGTCAGCTCGGCGAGCTGATGGACATCACGACCCGCGAGCAGGACAACGGCGTGGTCAACGTCTACGTCGGCAGCGAGCCGCTGGTGGACTTCAACCGCTCGCGCGGCCTGACCACCGAGACGGTGCGGGCCGACGGGCTGGCACGTACTACGCTGCGGTTCGCGGACAACAACAGCAGCGTAATCGCGCGGTCGGGCAAGCTGGCCGCGATCGCCGAGACCCGCGACGTACACCTGGCCGGGCAGCTCGAACGGCTGGACCAACTCGCCAAGGCCCTGATCTACGAGGTGAACTGCGTCCACAGCAGCGGGCAAGGACTCGTCGGCTACCAGCGGCTTCAGGGGAGCTACGCCGTGCACGACGCCAGCGCCGCCCTGAACAGCGCTGAAGCGGGCCTGCCTTTCGACGTGCAGAACGGCACGTTTTTTGTGCGCGTGCGTGACCAGGCCACCGGCCAGGTCACGACCCAGATGATCGAGGTCGATCTCGACGGACTGAACAACGACGACACCACGCTGAGCTCCCTGGCCGCCGCGCTGAGCGCCGTGCCGGGGCTCAACGCCACGGTCACGGGCGACAACCGGCTGCGCATTGATGCGGCCGCGGGCTTCGAGGTGTCGTTCGCGGACGACACGTCGCACGCGCTGGCTGCCCTCGGCATCGGCACGTTCTTCACGGGCACCGACGCCGCGACCATCGCGGTCAACGCGGCGCTCACGAGCAACCCGCGCCTGCTGGCGGCCGCGCTCGACGGCGCCGCAGGCGACGGGCGTAACGCCGGTCGCCTGGCCGCGCTCGGCAGCGCGACCAGCGCTCTGCTCGGCGGCGTGAGCATCGAAGCCTACCACGCGATGACGATCAACGGCCTGGCGGTGACAACCGCCGCGGCCAGCACGGCACAGGAGGCCGCCGACATGGTCTACAGCAGTCTGCTCGCGCAGCGCGAAGCGACCAGCGGCGTCAGCCTGGATGAAGAGGCGATCAACCTGACCAAGTATGAGCGGGCCTTCCAGGGCGCTTCGCGTTTCCTGAACGTCCTCGACTCGCTCTCGGACGAGATTCTCAGCCTGGTGAGCTAA